The following coding sequences lie in one Aspergillus luchuensis IFO 4308 DNA, chromosome 8, nearly complete sequence genomic window:
- a CDS encoding GPI anchored serine-threonine rich family protein (COG:S;~EggNog:ENOG410PT9V;~InterPro:IPR018466;~PFAM:PF10342;~SECRETED:SignalP(1-19)) yields MHFLNIVVSMMAFAITALAITITQPKNGDQVDFSKPYTIKWTTVASDPTNFDLILVNMNSQPTVSKKIANVKTSDSKYTVDKVIGIPVAEGYQLNAESNTTHNTGILSQSQQFNVTKVGKAETTSATTSATQTAAASTSSSAGSAAYTGTLPGSAAVIGALAMGVIAEIL; encoded by the exons ATGCATTTCTTGAACATTGTTGTCTCGATGATGGCGTTCGCCATTACAGCACTGG CCATTACAATCACCCAGCCTAAGAATGGTGACCAGGTGGACTTTAGCAAGCCCTACACCATCAAGTGGACGACCGTGGC TTCTGACCCTACGAACTTCGACCTCATTCTGGTCAACATGAACAGCCAGCCCACCGTCAGCAAGAAGATCGCCAATGTCAAGACATCGGATAGCAAATACACCGTTGACAAGGTCATCGGTATTCCAGTTGC TGAGGGCTACCAGCTCAACGCCGaatccaacaccacccacaaCACCGGCATCCTGAGCCAGTCGCAGCAGTTCAATGTGACCAAGGTTGGCAAGGCTGAAACAA CTTCAGCCACCACTAGCGCCACCCAGACAGCTGCTGCGTCTACCTCCTCGTCTGCCGGATCTGCCGCGTACACGGGCACGCTTCCTGGCTCCGCCGCCGTGATCGGTGCACTCGCAATGGGCGTAATTGCCGAGATTCTGTAA